TTGGATTCCGCTTCACCTTGAACCTCAACTTCACGACGGTCCTTAGCTTCACGAATTTCTTTGACGACACCATCAATTTCACTGATTGTCGCTTGACCTTTTGGATTACGTGCTTCAAACATTTCGACAATACGCGGCAAACCTTGCGTAATATCATCACCCGCTACGCCCCCGGTATGGAACGTACGCATTGTAAGCTGAGTTCCTGGTTCACCAATGGATTGAGCTGCGATAATACCAACCGCTTCACCAATTTCCACGTGTTTACCAGTTGCCAGGTTACGTCCGTAACATTTCTTACATACGCCATGGCGAGCACGGCAACTAAGTACCGAACGGATTTGAAGCTTAGTTACGCCAGCATCTACGATTTCATGAGCCTTGTCGGAATCAATCAATTCGTTACGTTGACAAATAACTTGACCTGTTTGTGGATGTTTGATCGTCTCAAAGGAATAACGTCCTTCGATACGGTCATATAGATCCTCGATAACCTCTTTACCGTCTTGGATAACACCAACAGTAAAGCCTTTATCCGTACCACAATCTTCTTCACGCACAATGACATCTTGTGCAACATCGACGAGACGACGAGTCAAGTAACCTGAGTCAGCGGTACGTAGGGCCGTATCCGCCAAACCTTTCCGCGCACCGTGCGTCGAAAGGAAGTACTCGAGTACTGTCAGGCCTTCACGGAAGTTCGATTTGATAGGGAGTTCGATAATCCGACCTGATGGGTTGGCCATCAAACCACGCATACCACCAAGCTGTGTAATCTGCGATTTATTACCCCGTGCTTTGGAATCAACCATGAGCATGATGGAGTTGTAACGATCCATCGATTTCATCAACACATCAGTAATCTGATCTTTCGTCTTACCCCAGATCGCAATGACACGGTCATAACGTTCTTCGTTAGTAATCAAACCACGACGATACTGATTCGTTACGACACGAACCTTCTCATCGGATTCGTGAAGGATTGCTGGTTTTTCATCTGGAACGATAACGTCCGATACCGCAATACTTACACCCGCACGAGTAGAGTACGTGAATCCGGTTTGTTTGATTCTATCCAAAATCACAGATGTTTCTGTAGTGTGATAAATCTCGAAGCAGCGACCAATAATTTCACCCAGGTATTCTTTACCTACACCACCAGCTTGTTTTGCTTGCATGATGCGTTCAGTAATATTGGCGCCTTTTTCGTATATGAAGAAATGATCCGGCGTTCCTTGGAACAAGTTAGCGCGAGTCGCATCATTAATATACGGGAAGCTGGATGGGAAGATTTCATTGAAGATAATCTTACCAACTGTAGTAATAAGCAAAGCATTTTGCTGTGCTTCAGTAAATCCAGTTTTGTTAAGTGCTTTGGCAGGAATAGCTACACGCGCATGCAGTTCAGCTGTGCCACGTTGGTAGGCAGATACCGCTTCGTTAACCGAACGGAGAATCATACCCGTACCTTTAGCTTCCTTATTGTCCATCGTAAGGTAGTAGGAACCAAGGACCATATCCTGTGAAGGAGTAACAACCGGTTTACCATCTTTAGGGTTCAGGATATTACCAGAAGCTAACATCAAGATACGAGCTTCTGCCTGAGCTTCAGCAGATAACGGTACGTGAACCGCCATTTGGTCACCGTCAAAGTCAGCGTTATAAGCTGTACATACGAGTGGGTGAAGACGGATTGCACGGCCTTCTACCAGAATCGGTTCAAAAGCTTGAATTCCGAGACGGTGAAGCGTAGGAGCACGGTTCAGTAGAACCGGATGTTCCTTAATAACTTCTTCCAATACGTCCCATACTTCTGGACTTACGCGTTCAACTTTCCGTTTCGCGCTCTTGATATTATGAGCTAGGCCTTTATTGACCAGTTCTTTCATCACGAACGGCTTGAATAGTTCAAGCGCCATTTCCTTCGGCAAGCCGCATTGGTACATTTTGAGGTAAGGTCCTACAACGATAACCGAACGACCAGAGTAATCGACCCGTTTACCGAGCAAGTTCTGACGGAAACGTCCTTGTTTACCTTTCAGCATATGGCTGAGGGATTTAAGCGGACGGTTACCAGGACCCGTTACTGGGCGACCACGACGACCGTTATCGATCAAAGCATCAACTGCTTCTTGCAGCATCCGTTTCTCATTTTGCACGATAATATCTGGTGCACCGAGATCAAGTAGTCGTTTTAGACGGTTGTTACGGTTAATTACACGACGATACAAATCATTCAAGTCAGACGTTGCAAAACGTCCGCCATCAAGTTGTACCATCGGACGAAGTTCCGGTGGGATAACAGGAAGTACATCAAGAATCATCCATTCTGGCTCATTGCCAGAGTTACGGAATGCTTCGATAACTTCCAGACGTTTGATCGCCCGATTACGGCGTTGGCCTTGAGCCGTACGCAGTTCTTCTTTGAGGAACTCCAAATCTTTTTCGATATCGATATCTTGAAGCAACTTCTTCACCGCTTCAGCACCCATACCTGCTTGGAATCCATAGCCGTATTTCTCACGATAGCTGCGGTATTCCTTCTCAGATAATAGTTGCTTTTTCTCAAGCGGAGTTTCGCCTGGATCAGTTACTACATAAGATGCGAAGTAAATGATCTCTTCAAGGGAACGAGGTGACATATCGAGCGCTAGACCCATACGGCTCGGAATCCCTTTGAAATACCAAATGTGAGATACCGGGGCAGCAAGTTCAATGTGTCCCATACGTTCACGACGTACTTTAGCTCTTGTTACTTCAACGCCGCAGCGATCGCAGACAACGCCTTTATAACGGACACGCTTATATTTACCGCAATGACATTCCCAGTCTTTGGTCGGGCCAAAAATCTTCTCGCAGAATAACCCTTCCTTTTCCGGTTTCAATGTACGGTAGTTAATTGTTTCCGGTTTCTTGACTTCTCCGCGGGACCAAGAACGAATTTTATCTGGGGAAGCAAGCCCAATTTTCATAAACTCGAAGTTGTTGACGTCCAACAAGGAGCATCCCTCCTTTAACCAAGTCCTGATATTAACAATCTGCATAGAGTGAACGAAAGACTGCGTCTCCACGGTCTCTGCTAATTCAATCTATCTATTTAGGGAAATATCGGCCGCCAGATGGCAGGCCGATTCCCGAGCAAGACAACTTCTACTGCGAAATTTCATCATTCGATGTTCAAAGCATCATGATGTTTATTCTACGCCGACCTCTGCGCCTTCTAAGTTCAGGCTCAGTTTATCCCCTGCTGCATCATCCTCGTCGTCCATCTCTTTCATCTCAATCTCTTCTTCATTTTCGCTTAGGATCTTAACATCCATACCCAAGCTTTGAAGCTCTTTGATCAAGACTTTGAAGGACTCTGGAACACCAGGTTCAGGCACGTTCTCACCTTTGACGATCGATTCATAGGTTTTCACCCGGCCGACCACGTCATCGGATTTGACAGTAAGAATTTCTTGTAGTGTATATGCTGCGCCGTATGCTTCAAGCGCCCACACTTCCATCTCCCCGAAACGTTGACCACCAAACTGAGCTTTACCACCCAGTGGCTGTTGTGTAACGAGAGAGTAAGGACCCGTCGAGCGGGCGTGGATTTTATCATCAACCATGTGCGCCAGTTTGATCATGTGCATGACACCGACGGTAACTTCACGCTCAAAGCGATCTCCCGTACGACCATCGTACAACACAGTCTTACCATTACGCTGCATGCCTGCTTCTTCCATTGCATCAAATACGTCGTATTCACTAGCACCATCAAATACCGGTGTTGCTACGTGAATACCTAGGCGAAGAGCCGCCATTCCAAGGTGGATTTCCAATACCTGACCGATGTTCATCCGTGACGGAACCCCTAGTGGGTTAAGCACGACTTGAACTGGTGTACCATCAGGCATAAACGGCATATCCTCTTCCGGTAAAATACGGGCAACGACCCCTTTATTACCGTGACGTCCTGCCATCTTATCACCTTCGGATATTTTACGTTTTTGGGCAATATATACCCGAACGAGTTGATTCACACCCGGAGGCAATTCATCACCGTTCTCACGAGTGAATACTTTAACGTCAACAACGATACCATCGGTACCATGAGGTACACGTAGGGAAGTATCACGAACTTCGCGAGCTTTTTCTCCAAAGATAGCGTGCAGAAGGCGTTCCTCTGCAGTCAGTTCCGTAACCCCTTTTGGTGTTACTTTACCAACTAGAATGTCACCCGCACCAATCTCAGCACCAACACGGATAATTCCGCGTTCGTCAAGGTTGCGAAGCGCTTCTTCCCCTACATTTGGAATATCACGAGTGATTTCTTCAGGTCCAAGCTTCGTATCACGAGCTTCGGACTCATATTCTTCAATGTGAATCGACGTGTACACGTCTTCCTTCACAAGTTTTTCACTTAGTAGGATCGCATCCTCGTAGTTGTAACCTTCCCAAGTCATGAAGGCAACGACTACATTTCGTCCAAGTGCCAGTTCGCCCATTTCAGTAGACGGACCATCTGCAAGGATATCACCCTTCTTGATGATGTCTCCTTTTTTGACGATTGGACGTTGGTTGATGCATGTCCCTTGGTTAGAACGCATAAATTTGTGCAATTTATGTTTAACAAGGTCGCCTTTAACTTCCTTGCCATCTATTGTTTCAACACGGCGCAACCAGATTTCATTAGCTGCAGAACGCTCGATAATACCATCGTATTTCGATACGATACATACGCCTGAATCTTTCGCAGACTTGTGCTCCATCCCCGTTCCTACTAGAGGAGCTTTTGGAATTAGGAGAGGCACCGCCTGCCGCTGCATGTTTGATCCCATCAGCGCACGGTTAGAGTCATCGTTCTCTAGGAACGGGATGAGCGCCGTAGCTACTGATACAACCTGTTTAGGGGATACGTCCATGTAGTCAACACGATCACTTGGCATCGTCAAGATGTTATCCGCTTGTTTGTTGTAACGAACGATAACATTCTCATCTTGGAACGTGCCATCCTCGTTCAGGATCGCGTTCGCTTGAGCGATGATGTAGTTATCTTCCTCATCGGCTGTTACATAAGCAATCTGGTCAGTAACTTTCGTCGTCTTAGGATCTACCCAACGATATGGAGCTTCAATGAAGCCATACTCGTTAATTCGAGCAAATGTTGACAAGGAGTTGATCAGACCGATGTTCGGACCTTCCGGTGTCTCGATTGGACACATACGACCATAGTGAGAATGGTGGACGTCCCGCACTTCAAAGCCTGCACGTTCCCGAGTCAAACCGCCGGGTCCTAGTGCTGACAGACGACGTTTGTGCGTCAATTCTGCAAGTGGGTTCGTCTGATCCATAAACTGCGACAATTGGGAGCTACCAAAGAACTCCTTAATCGAAGCGATTACCGGACGTATGTTAATCAATGCTTGTGGCGTGATTACGTTAGCGTCTTGAATCGACATTCTCTCACGTACTACACGTTCCATCCGTGATAGACCGATACGGAACTGATTCTGAAGCAGTTCACCTACAGAACGCAAACGACGGTTACCCAGATGATCAATATCATCCGTGCTACCAATACCATGCAACAAGTTCAAGAAGTAACTGATCGAAGAAATAATATCGGCTGGCGTGATATGCTTCACGGACTTATCGATATTACAGTTCGCAATAACCTTTACAACTTTGCCATCTTCAATTGGTGAGAAGATATCAACAGTTTGCAAAGGTACATCATTAGCATCAAGAACCCCGTTTGCAACGTGATAGTTTTTGAAACCAACTCCGTTCTCCAAGTAAGGGAGAATTTCATCCAACAAACGGCGATCGACCATTTGGCCTGCTTCCGCGATGATCTCACCTGTACTTACGTCAATAAGACTCTCAGCAAGTCTTTGATTGAAGAGCCGGTTCTTAATATGAAGCTTCTTATTCACCTTATAGCGGCCTACATTGGCCAAATCATAACGCTTTGGATCAAAGAAACGCGCCACCAATAAACTCTTCGCATTATCGAGAGTCGGTGGTTCACCTGGACGAAGACGCTCATAAATTTCTATCAATGCCTTCTCCGTCGAATCTGTGTTGTCCTTATCCAAGGTGTTACGGATATATTCATCGTTTCCGAGCAAATCCAAGATTTCTGCATCCGTACCAAAGCCAAGCGAGCGAAGTAGCACGGTTACTGGAATTTTACGAGTACGATCGATACGAACGTATACGATATCCTTCGCATCTGTCTCAAGCTCCAGCCATGCACCACGGTTTGGAATAACCGTTGCTGCATATGTTTTCTTCCCGTTCTTATCTACTTTCGTGTTGAAATAGACGCTAGGAGAGCGAACCAATTGGCTGACAATAACCCGTTCTGCACCGTTAATAATAAAGGTGCCGGTTTCCGTCATCAATGGGAAATCTCCCATGAACACTTCCTGCTCTTTAACTTCGCCGGTTTCCTTATTAATGAGCCGGACTTTTACCCGAAGCGGCGCCGCATACGTTACGTCACGTTCTTTAGCGTCGTCTACTGTATACTTTGGTTCGCCCAGGCTGTAATCGATAAATTCCAACACCAAATTACCCGTGAAATCCTGAATCGGCGAAATGTCTTGAAACATCTCCCGAAGGCCCTCTTCCAAGAACCATTCATAGGATTTCTGTTGGATTTCGATCAGGTTCGGAATTTCGAGTACCTCGTTAATTCGCGCATAACTTCGCCGAGTGCGTCGACCATATTGAACAAGATGTCCTGCCAACTTTAACTCACCCCTCATGTCTACTCACTTAAAAAATTGATTGCGAACCCGTGTTTGTACCCTTATAATAGGTTCAAGACGGATTCACCCACAAATAAAGAAAAGCCCTTATCGAATGCTTTCGAAAAAAGAGCACCATTATCTGTGACACTTCTGCCCTGATGTCCCCGTATTCAGTAGATTTGCCCAAAATGTACATATTATACGTTAAACAATATGATTTAATGCATTGTTCTCGTAAAACTCTTGACATTTCAACAAACTAAAGTCACAAAGGCCATCCTAATACTGACATTTTATAATAATATCATATCCATTTTTCAAAGTCAACCTATATCTTTTTGATCTAGATCTCTTATAATGATCTATCTACTCAACACGCATACTCTTTAATTCTTCGTAGCCTTATATATTCGATATCCTTTATCTTTTGTCACTTCTTCCACCTTCGCAAAGAGCGACTCCAATTTCTGACGCGCCGACGGCGCCCCCTGTTTCTTCTGAATGACAATCCACAGCGATCCACCCTGCCGTAATCGTTCAAAAGCTCCTTCAAAAATTGCATGAACTGTTTCTTTGCCTGCCCGAATCGGGGGATTAGTCAGAACAACATCAAACTGTTCCTCATCTTCAATCGCCGCAAACAAATCACTCTCTACTATAGTTACATTATTCAATTTGTTAACGATGGCATTCTCTCGTGCCAACTCCACTGCGCGGCTGTTAACATCAATCATGGTGACATGTCCCTCTATTGCAAGTTTTGCTGCTGTTAATCCTATTGGACCGTATCCACAACCAACATCTAATACTTTGGCACCACTTGGAATATCCATCGCTTCAATTAATGTCCGACTGCCATAATCGACACCGCCCTTGGCGAATACCCCTGCGTCGCTCACAAATCGGAATACTTGTCCCCGCAGCTGAACCTCCCAAACCTTACGGTCGTGAGCAACTGTTGGTTGACTGGTATAGTAGTGATCAGACATTCTTTCCTTCCCTCCGGTTAAGGTTTTAATAGAATATATTATTCTCAGTCCTGCCTCTAATAAAACAAACCCCTTGAAATTGATTCAAGGGGTTCGTGTAAGTTAGAGAAAGAATTACTTCACTTCTACAGAAGCGCCTGCTTCTTCCAATTTTGCTTTTACTGCTTCTGCTTCTTCTTTGCTTACTTTTTCTTTCAATGGTTTTGGTGCATTGTCAACAAGGTCTTTTGCTTCTTTCAAGCCGAGGCCTGTAATTTCGCGAACGACTTTGATAACGTTGATTTTGGATGCGCCAGCGCCATTCAAAATTACGTCGAATTCGGATTGCTCAGCAGCTTCAACTGCTGCGCCGCCACCTACCATAGCTACTGGAGCTGCAGCAGTTACGCCAAATTCCTCTTCGATTGCTTTAACAAGATCGTTCAGTTCAAGAACGGTCATGCCTTTGATTTCTTCCAAGATAGTTTCTTTACTCATGGTTGAACCTCCGTTATATTAGTTTATTTTGGTTATTAGTTTAAATCACTTGACTTAGAAGAAGCTTACGCGCTTGCGCCTTCTTCTTCTTTCTCTGCAACGGCTTTAACTGCAAGCGCGAAGTTGCGCATTGGAGCTTGAAGCACGCTGAGGAGCATGGAAAGGAGACCTTCGCGGGATGGTAGATCTGCCAACGCTTTGATTTGCTCAACGCCAACAACCTTACCTTCTACTACGCCACCTTTTACTTTAAGCGCATCGTTCTTCTTCGCGAAATCGCTAAGAATTTTTGCTGGAGCTACTGCATCTTCTGCGCTGAACGCGATGGCTGTAGGACCAACCAAAACTTCGTCCAGTTCAGAAAGTTCCGCAGCTGCTGTCGCACGACGAACGAGCGAGTTCTTAAGCACTTGGAATTCTACGCCAGCTTCACGAAGCTGTTTACGAAGTTCCGTAACTTGAGCAACGTTAAGTCCGCGGTAATCTGCAACTACAGTCGTTGCGCTCTCGCGCAGCTTCGCAGTAACTACATCAACAGCTTCCTGTTTTGCTTGAATCACTTTTACGTTTGCCAAACTGTACACCTCCTGATAGATTTTCTAGGCATTAATCCATTAAAAAAGCCTCCGTAGAATCTACGAAGGCCTGATGAATCATCATTTGCAGCAAACTGCAAAACGTTGACGTTCTATCACAACACCTCGGCAGGAAATTAAGCCTTTAACGGCACCTACTGTCTACGGTAAGCATATTCAAATTAATTTCCCATATCAAAACAACTTGTTCAGTTTACCAAGGGATATCCAGAATGTCAATCCCATTACCCACTAAATGCAGGCGGTATTATCTGTAAACAGATGTGTTGACACGAGCACTTGGGCCCATCGTCGAAGAAATCGCGATGTTCTTCAAGTAAACGCCTTTAGCAGCAGCCGGTTTTGCCCGGTTCAATGCGTCAACAAGAGCCTTAAGGTTCTCGTTCAATTGATCAGCGCCAAAAGACACTTTACCAATCGGTGCATGAATTTGTCCTGCTTTGTCCAAACGATACTCGATTTTACCCGCTTTGATTTCTTGAACCGCTTTAGCTACGTCAAACGTAACTGTACCTGCTTTAGGGTTAGGCATAAGACCTTTACCACCGAGCAGACGACCCAATTTACCAACTTCACTCATCATGTCCGGTGTTGCTACGCAAACATCGAACTCGAACCAGCCTTGTTGGATTTTGTTAATAACGTCTTGATCGCCAACGTAGTCAGCTCCAGCAGCTTCCGCTTCCTTCACTTTTTCACCTTTGGCAAATACCAACACGCGTTGAGTTTTACCTGTACCGTGTGGTAGTACTACTACGCCACGAACAGCTTGGTCTTGTTTACGTGGGTCTACACCCAAACGAACTGCTACTTCAACGGTTTCGTCAAACTTTGCAGTTGCTGCCTTTTTCACTAGTTCAACAGCTTCTAAAGGCTCGTAAGTTGCTTCGCTATCAATAAGCTTTGCAGCTTCTTGGTATTTTTTACCGTGCTTAGCCATGAATTCATCCTCCTTTGTGGTATTAGCGGAAATTCCTCCCACTGTGGACGGAAATCAATCCGTCTTCATCAAGAACTAGTCTTGAATCGTAATGCCCATGCTGCGGGCGGTACCTTCAACCATACGCATAGCTGCTTCAACAGAAGCTGCGTTAAGGTCAGGCATTTTTTGCTCTGCGATCTCACGAACAACGCTGCGATTCACAGTAGCTACTTTTTTCTTGTTTGGTTCGCCGGAACCTTTCTCAATCTTCGCTGCAACGCGAAGTAGAACGGCTGCCGGAGGAGTTTTGGTGATGAACGTAAAGGAACGATCTTCAAACACCGAAATTTCAACCGGAATGATCAAACCAGCTTGATCGGCGGTACGTGCGTTGAACTCTTTACAGAATGCCATGATGTTGACACCCGCTTGACCCAATGCCGGACCTACCGGAGGTGCAGGATTCGCTTTCCCTGCAGGAATTTGCAGTTTTACAACTTTGATAACTTTCTTCGCCATGTAAGACACCTCCTTGCCCTAGTAGTGGTAGACGGGACCTACGCCCCTCCCACAGTGAAACCCAAGAAACCTATATTTTCTCCACTTGATTGTAATCCAATTCAAGAGGGGTTTCTCGTCCAAACATGTTAACATGAACCTTAAGCTTACTCTTGTCGATCAGAATTTCTTCGATCGAACCAACGAAATTGGCAAACGGACCAACTTTGATGCGTACGGATTCTTTAAGATCGAACTCAATAACTGGTTTTGGTTCTTCCATGCCCATATGTTGTAGAATCTGTTCTACTTCCTCAGGAAGCAGAGCTGTTGGCTTGGAGCCAGAACCCGTTGAGCCGACAAATCCAGTAACTCCTGGTGTATTGCGAACAACATACCAAGAATCATCGGTTTGGACCATTTCTACCAAGACATAACCGGGGTAAACTTTACGCATGACGGTCTTTTTCTTACCATCTTTGTTCACCACTTCTTCTTCCATCGGAACAAGAACGCGGAATATCTTGTCTTCCATGCCCATGGACTCGACACGCTTTTCTAAATTGGCTTTCACCTTGTTCTCATACCCTGAATAGGTATGAACGACGTACCATCTTTTTTCCATATCAAGCCACCTAAGGACCCTTCTTAAATTATCGCTTCGATAACAGCGGAAATGCCGATGTCAAGCACCCAAAAATAAATCGCGACAACTGCAATTGTACCAAGCACAATCAGCGTATAATTGGTCAGCTCTTTACGATTAGGCCAGCGAACCTTTTTAAGCTCTGCCCAGCTTTCAGAGAAAAAAGAAAACAACGACTTGAAACTTCGTTTCATGAGCGCCTACACCTCCAAAGACTATCTGGTTTCGCGATGAGGAACTTGCTCGTTACAAAACTTGCAAAATTTCTTCATCTCCATGCGGTCGGGGTGGTTACGCTTGTTTTTCGTTGTCGTGTAGTTTCTTTGTTTACAGTTCGTACAAGCCAACGTAATAATTACCCGCATGATGTGCACCTCCCGAAGACATTCTACAATATGAGATGTCTCTATATTGACCCAAATGACAAACACAAATTTAGGCCTACCTAAAACACTTTATCATAATCAACCTATTCGTGTCAACGAGACACAACCCTTTAAGTTTCCGCTAACATACAGTATAACTCAGCTCTTTTAAAGATAAACCCTGAAACATCCTGAAATTACCGTTTCTGATAATTAAATAGAGTTTACTTTAAAAATAAAAAAGACAGCTATTAATATAGCTATCCTTATATTATATCTTTTGTACATACAGAAGAAAGATTACAACCCGCCGTCTCGAACTTCCAGGTACTTTTCAAGTTTGCGTTTAACACGCTGTAATGCGTTATCTATCGATTTAACATGACGTTTCAAATCTACCGCAATCTCCTGGTAGGAACGTCCATCGAGATACAACATTAATACTTTACGTTCCAGTTCACTGAGAATTTCGGACATCTTGTCCTCCAGGCCAACAAACTCCTCCTGGTTAATAATCAGCTCTTCAGGATCGCATACCTGAGAACCACAAATGACATCAAGCAATGTCCGATCAGAATCCTCGTCATAAATCGGCTTGTCCAAGGATACATAAGAGTTCAATGGAATATGCTTCTGCCGTGTCGCTGTTTTAATCGCCGTAATGATCTGACGCGTAATGCATAACTCGGCGAATGCTTTGAACGAAGCGAGCTTATCCCCTCGAAAGTCCCTGATCGATTTATAAAGACCAATCATTCCTTCTTGGATGATATCCTCACGATCAGCCCCAATCAAGAAATAAGATCTGGCTTTGGCGCGTACGAAACTCCGGTACTTATTAATTAAGTACTCTAACGCTTCACTATCACCTACACGGACCGCTTCGACAATTTCTTCGTCACTTTGGATCTCATAGTCAAACCTTACCCATTTCTCGAGGTTGACACTCACCACAAATCCCTCCGGCTGCAACGCACGGTGCCCCGTCACTCTGTCAAGTAATACGAACAGTATATATTAGTGTGCATATTAGCGTCAATAACAAAAGTACCAAAAGATGTAAAGTAGAATTCTGAAATGGATAACTTTGAGTACAACTCGTGATACAATTATTCCCTGCGCCATTTCTCAAACATCCGTCTTACTTCCGGGCTTAACTTATCATCTATTCTATTTCGACTTGATTTATCAATACGTTCTGCTATCTTTATTTGGACTTCCTTCTCACTTTTCTCCACTTGCGTCAGCAGCTCACGTGCCGATATCCGTAGTGCTCCCTGTCCGAAAATGACATGTTGCTCTACCATATCACTGGTTGCTA
Above is a window of Paenibacillus segetis DNA encoding:
- the sigH gene encoding RNA polymerase sporulation sigma factor SigH, whose product is MSVNLEKWVRFDYEIQSDEEIVEAVRVGDSEALEYLINKYRSFVRAKARSYFLIGADREDIIQEGMIGLYKSIRDFRGDKLASFKAFAELCITRQIITAIKTATRQKHIPLNSYVSLDKPIYDEDSDRTLLDVICGSQVCDPEELIINQEEFVGLEDKMSEILSELERKVLMLYLDGRSYQEIAVDLKRHVKSIDNALQRVKRKLEKYLEVRDGGL
- the rpmG gene encoding 50S ribosomal protein L33 — encoded protein: MRVIITLACTNCKQRNYTTTKNKRNHPDRMEMKKFCKFCNEQVPHRETR
- the nusG gene encoding transcription termination/antitermination protein NusG; this encodes MEKRWYVVHTYSGYENKVKANLEKRVESMGMEDKIFRVLVPMEEEVVNKDGKKKTVMRKVYPGYVLVEMVQTDDSWYVVRNTPGVTGFVGSTGSGSKPTALLPEEVEQILQHMGMEEPKPVIEFDLKESVRIKVGPFANFVGSIEEILIDKSKLKVHVNMFGRETPLELDYNQVEKI
- the rplK gene encoding 50S ribosomal protein L11; this encodes MAKKVIKVVKLQIPAGKANPAPPVGPALGQAGVNIMAFCKEFNARTADQAGLIIPVEISVFEDRSFTFITKTPPAAVLLRVAAKIEKGSGEPNKKKVATVNRSVVREIAEQKMPDLNAASVEAAMRMVEGTARSMGITIQD
- the secE gene encoding preprotein translocase subunit SecE, translated to MKRSFKSLFSFFSESWAELKKVRWPNRKELTNYTLIVLGTIAVVAIYFWVLDIGISAVIEAII